A single window of Fimbriimonadaceae bacterium DNA harbors:
- a CDS encoding RNA polymerase sigma factor yields MEAIVREHYAAVYRFCARRVGPELAQDAAQETFVTAQRSMRKFDGRSCLSTWLFGIAHNHCRNLSRKHRREVCLDEAWLGGEAMNHEPNREGQLIDRQALRTALAKLSPEHREAVLLHEVEGLSYEEAGMVAGVPAGTIKSRLHHAFANLRRTLQEGTA; encoded by the coding sequence ATGGAGGCGATCGTGCGCGAGCACTACGCCGCGGTGTACCGCTTCTGCGCAAGGCGCGTGGGCCCCGAACTGGCCCAGGACGCGGCGCAGGAAACCTTCGTGACCGCCCAGCGCTCGATGCGCAAGTTCGACGGCCGATCGTGCCTCTCCACCTGGCTCTTTGGAATCGCCCACAACCATTGCCGGAACCTGTCGCGAAAGCACCGGCGCGAGGTCTGTCTCGACGAGGCGTGGTTGGGCGGGGAAGCGATGAACCACGAACCGAACCGAGAGGGCCAGTTGATCGACCGCCAAGCGCTGCGAACGGCCTTGGCGAAGCTCAGCCCGGAACATAGGGAGGCGGTGTTGCTCCACGAGGTGGAGGGACTCAGCTACGAGGAGGCAGGCATGGTCGCCGGCGTACCCGCAGGAACCATCAAATCGCGTTTGCACCACGCCTTTGCGAACCTGCGGCGAACGCTCCAGGAGGGGACGGCGTGA
- a CDS encoding DUF4349 domain-containing protein, producing the protein MNDVREDLKAYLDGELSEVRAAIVAAALESDPTLREELEALRAIGEGIREVALNPAVQGYEKTLSAVRRRTPWWRRALPVAATLGAAIVVVAVVTPFYAQMREEGDTAATVAMVAPAEAPAGALRDSSGLSYENGAQPAAPAAGAPSNGMNAEKAAAAEGSRLPADADWAKAAQPPVPPEAERLVVKNGDMTLRVDDALEAKARAVDMAAALGGYVESSGQSTRRGGLPVAMVTLRVPARQFETALDRLRHIEEGAEELSSHTSGDDVTGVVADTEARLRVLRGEEEQYVTILGETRKIGDVLAVKERLSDVRQQIESLEAQRKVMRDQAALSTIVATFEQRESVGQPAPSKSWAGDTWSSAVNGLGAALTALGRAAIFVFVYAPIWLPIVLLGGWLVHRWRR; encoded by the coding sequence GTGAACGACGTGCGCGAAGATCTGAAGGCTTACCTGGACGGCGAACTCTCCGAGGTGCGGGCCGCCATCGTGGCCGCTGCCCTGGAGTCGGACCCCACCCTTCGAGAAGAGTTGGAGGCGTTGCGCGCCATCGGCGAGGGCATCCGCGAAGTCGCGCTGAATCCGGCCGTGCAGGGGTACGAGAAGACCCTCTCGGCCGTGAGGAGGAGGACCCCCTGGTGGCGCCGCGCGCTTCCCGTGGCGGCAACGCTCGGGGCGGCAATCGTGGTCGTCGCGGTCGTCACGCCCTTCTATGCGCAAATGCGCGAAGAAGGCGACACGGCGGCGACGGTGGCGATGGTGGCTCCCGCAGAGGCGCCGGCGGGCGCGCTGCGGGACAGTTCGGGCCTATCGTACGAGAATGGCGCACAACCGGCGGCTCCAGCGGCGGGCGCACCGTCCAACGGGATGAACGCCGAGAAAGCGGCGGCAGCCGAAGGGAGCCGTCTCCCGGCGGACGCCGATTGGGCCAAGGCGGCCCAACCCCCGGTCCCTCCCGAGGCCGAGCGTCTCGTGGTCAAGAACGGCGACATGACGCTCCGGGTCGACGATGCGCTCGAGGCCAAGGCGCGGGCCGTCGACATGGCCGCCGCGCTCGGAGGCTACGTGGAGTCGAGCGGTCAATCGACGCGACGCGGGGGGTTGCCCGTGGCGATGGTGACGCTGCGCGTCCCCGCGCGGCAGTTTGAAACCGCGCTCGACCGGCTCCGGCACATCGAGGAGGGGGCCGAGGAGCTTTCGAGCCACACGAGCGGGGACGACGTCACCGGCGTGGTCGCCGACACCGAGGCGAGGCTCCGGGTGCTGCGCGGCGAGGAGGAGCAGTACGTGACCATCCTAGGCGAGACGAGGAAGATCGGGGACGTGCTGGCCGTGAAGGAGCGCCTTTCGGACGTGCGTCAGCAGATCGAGAGCCTCGAGGCCCAGCGCAAGGTCATGCGCGACCAGGCCGCGTTGTCGACGATCGTCGCCACGTTCGAACAGCGGGAATCGGTCGGCCAGCCCGCCCCCTCGAAGAGCTGGGCGGGCGACACGTGGTCCTCTGCGGTCAACGGACTGGGCGCGGCCCTCACCGCCTTGGGACGCGCGGCGATCTTCGTATTCGTTTACGCGCCGATCTGGCTGCCGATCGTGCTGCTGGGCGGATGGTTGGTCCATCGCTGGCGGCGGTAG
- a CDS encoding secondary thiamine-phosphate synthase enzyme YjbQ: MKSITEYLWFQTDQREEFVCITDEVARIVAASGIEEGFCLVSAMHITAAVYVNDLEYGLIEDIKEWLRGLAPTKNSRHHQTGEDNGEAHLKNLVMHHQVILPITAGALDLGPWQQVFYAEFDGRRRKRVVVKAIGE, encoded by the coding sequence ATGAAGTCGATCACCGAATACCTCTGGTTCCAGACCGACCAGCGCGAGGAGTTTGTGTGCATCACCGACGAGGTGGCCCGCATCGTCGCGGCGTCGGGCATCGAGGAGGGGTTTTGCCTGGTCAGCGCGATGCACATCACAGCCGCTGTCTACGTGAATGACCTCGAGTACGGGCTCATCGAGGACATCAAGGAGTGGTTGCGCGGTCTGGCGCCCACCAAGAACAGCCGCCACCACCAAACCGGCGAGGACAACGGCGAGGCGCACCTGAAGAACCTGGTGATGCACCACCAGGTGATCCTCCCAATCACCGCGGGTGCGCTCGATCTCGGACCCTGGCAGCAGGTGTTCTATGCGGAGTTCGACGGCCGACGGCGCAAGCGCGTGGTGGTCAA